The genome window GACGCGCCGTGCCGTGTTGGAGGCCGCCGCCGCGGTTTTCGCGGATCACGGGTACACAGCGGCGACGGTCGCGGACATCCTCCAGGTCGCGGGAGTGACCAAGGGCGCGCTCTACTTCCACTTCGATTCGAAGGAGGCGCTGGCCCGGGGGGTTCTGGAGGTCCAGACCGACCAGCCCCCGCCCGAGCATGAGATCAAGCTCCAGGAGATGGTGGACGTCATCATGACGGTGGCCCACCGGCTGCCGCTCGATCCCGTTCTGCGGGCCGGGGCCCGGCTCTCCGCGGACCCCACCGGCCGCAAGCACTACGGGAGCGCCTGGCCGCTGTGGGTCGACGTGCTGACCGAGATCGTGACCCGGGCCCGCGAACGCGGCGAGACCCTGTCGCACGTGGTGCCGCGCGAGGTCGCCGAACTGCTGGTCGGCACGTTCTACGGGGTGCAGGTCTATTCCCAGTTGGAGACCGGCCTGGAGGACGTCGAGCACCGCATCTCGGTACTGCTGCAGCACCTGCTGCCCTCCATCGCCTCGCCCGCGGTGCTGATGCGTCTGGACGTCGCCGCGGACCGCGGGGAACGTCTCGTCCGTCAAGCGGCGGCCCTGGTGCCCGCCTCGGCCTGACGCGCCCGACAACTGCCCGGCTCACATCGGCCGTTGTCGACCGCTGTCGGTCGGGGCGTCCCCGTCCTCGTCCTCGTCCGGCCCCGTGCGACGGGGCCGGACGAGGACGTTCGGCTGTCGGCACCCGTGGTGGTCACGGGCCACCGCTGCCGCCGGTGAAGTCATGCGCGGCTTGAGGACGGGGAACGTCCGACCGTTCAGGCCGAGGCCGAGGCCGAAGTCGAGGTCGGTGCCGGTGCCACGGTCACGGCGGAGGTGAAGACGATCTTGCCGTTCTGGCGGCCCGTCACGAGCACGCGTTCCTTGCCGTCCGTGTGCCGCGGAAGGGAACACACCTCGATCAGGCAGGGTGCGTCGAGTTCCGCGTAGCAGATGAACTCGGTGGTGATGCCCACCGGCAGGCAGGCGCGTCCCAGGAACGCCGACGTGGCCTGGCGGACGGCTTCCAGCAGCGCCATGCCCGGCACGTGGTCGACGGGGTGGTCGAAGAGCACCGGATGCCGGGTGTCCACCCTCAACTGCCAGCAGCCCGGCTCCGGCACCGGGGACAGGACGACATCCGTGGGAGAGAGCCGGCCGACGGTCTGCGGTGCCGTCGGGCTCGTCAGCGCGAGAGGAGTGGGGACACCGTCCTTGATCCTCGCGGCACGAAGGCGCCGGTAGACGGCCGGAGACGTGCAGGTGAAGGTGGCGGACCCGGTCGCGGCCACCTGCCCCTCACGGTGGATCACGGCCGTGAAGTGAAGCCCCGAGAGATTCGAACCCCGGCGCTTGATGTCCGTGCAGGCGATCGCGATGTCGAGAGAGGCCGGCGTGGCCCCGACGAGCAGGTGCTCGGGTGTGAGGTCGACTTCGAGGTCCCACATCAGGAACTGGTGGTCGATGGGGACGTCGAACTCCGCGTGCGCCAGCAGGATTCCGGCCTGACGGACCGTTTCCGCTATGAGAAGCGGGTCGTGGCAGCCGTCGACGGCGTCGAAGAAGCCGTGCCGCCGGGGCCACTGCGCGGCCACGGTGAAATGAGTGTCGTCCTCGCGTTCCCAGTCGGTGAGCATCACCTCGGCGACGCTGGCACGGTGCACCAGTTCCTTGGGAACGGTGCTGGTCAGAGACGGAAAACGGGGCAGGACGACACGTGCCGTCGCTGCGTTGCCCTGTTCGGCGGGACGAGCGCCGGTGATGGGATGTTCGACGCGGAAAGTGCTCGCAGACATGTCTCTCCCCCTGGGCCAAGAAGCGTGAAGTCGATGTGAAGGGTCCCTCAGGCCTGTGAAGATACATACCACCCGGTTTACTTTCTAGCGGTATGTTTCATTCCGGCCGGACGGCCCGGCGAACGGCTGGTTTCCCGTGCGCGGAACTCCGGTCCCCCTGGTCGCAGACAGGGCGGCTGACCTCAGGTTCCTCCCTGGGATGCGGATGATTCCAGGGGTGCCCGTGGTGCCGTGAAACGTACGTTTTCAGCCGTGCGACGGGTTTGATCCGCGCGGTACGCGGTCCTGCGAGCGAAGAGGACCGACCTGGCAGCTCTCGCGGCGGTGCGGGTGACGCTGCGGCGGAGCGGCTGTGAACAGGGGTGGTCGGTGCTGATGTGCCCGCCGGGTGAGCGCCCTCGGCCGCCATAAACCACACGCATGGTTTGTTTT of Streptomyces griseiscabiei contains these proteins:
- a CDS encoding ScbR family autoregulator-binding transcription factor, which produces MAQQKRAIETRRAVLEAAAAVFADHGYTAATVADILQVAGVTKGALYFHFDSKEALARGVLEVQTDQPPPEHEIKLQEMVDVIMTVAHRLPLDPVLRAGARLSADPTGRKHYGSAWPLWVDVLTEIVTRARERGETLSHVVPREVAELLVGTFYGVQVYSQLETGLEDVEHRISVLLQHLLPSIASPAVLMRLDVAADRGERLVRQAAALVPASA
- a CDS encoding ScbA/BarX family gamma-butyrolactone biosynthesis protein; the encoded protein is MSASTFRVEHPITGARPAEQGNAATARVVLPRFPSLTSTVPKELVHRASVAEVMLTDWEREDDTHFTVAAQWPRRHGFFDAVDGCHDPLLIAETVRQAGILLAHAEFDVPIDHQFLMWDLEVDLTPEHLLVGATPASLDIAIACTDIKRRGSNLSGLHFTAVIHREGQVAATGSATFTCTSPAVYRRLRAARIKDGVPTPLALTSPTAPQTVGRLSPTDVVLSPVPEPGCWQLRVDTRHPVLFDHPVDHVPGMALLEAVRQATSAFLGRACLPVGITTEFICYAELDAPCLIEVCSLPRHTDGKERVLVTGRQNGKIVFTSAVTVAPAPTSTSASASA